A region from the Methylocystis iwaonis genome encodes:
- the gcvH gene encoding glycine cleavage system protein GcvH, which yields MTMLRFTRDHEYLRLDGDVATIGISDYAQAQLGDIVFVDLPKIGKKVTKGSELAVVESVKAASEVYAPVTGEVVEVNAELGEKPALVNDDPLAGGWLVKLRLENAGEVETLMDEGAYAGFVKTL from the coding sequence ATGACCATGCTGCGTTTCACGAGGGACCATGAATATCTTCGGCTCGATGGCGACGTCGCGACCATCGGCATCTCCGACTATGCGCAGGCGCAGCTCGGCGACATTGTTTTCGTCGATCTGCCCAAGATCGGAAAGAAAGTCACCAAGGGCTCGGAGCTTGCCGTCGTCGAAAGCGTGAAAGCCGCGAGCGAAGTCTATGCGCCGGTTACGGGCGAAGTCGTCGAAGTCAACGCGGAACTCGGCGAAAAGCCCGCGCTCGTCAACGACGATCCGCTCGCCGGCGGCTGGCTCGTCAAGCTGCGCCTGGAGAATGCCGGCGAAGTTGAAACGCTGATGGACGAAGGCGCCTACGCCGGTTTCGTGAAGACCTTGTAG
- the gcvPA gene encoding aminomethyl-transferring glycine dehydrogenase subunit GcvPA, with amino-acid sequence MRYLPLSDADRKAMLATIGVDRIEDLYADAPASALLKEPLDLPRHKSELEVERIFSQLSARNTPAGRVPFFIGAGAYRHHVPASVDHLIQRSEFLTSYTPYQPEISQGTLQTLFEFQTQVALLTGMDVANASMYDGSTATAEAVLMAHRLTKRRKALLSGGLHPHYAEVVQTISRLAEDETLAMAPDVSGAEDIIAKIDDTISCVVVQTPDFFGNLRDLTKIADACHRHGALLVAVFTEAVSLGLLTAPGAMGADIVVGEGQSIGNALNFGGPYVGLFATRHDYVRQMPGRLAGESVDADGRRSFVLTLSTREQHIRRDKATSNICTNSGLCALAFTIHLTLLGEAGLTRLAKLNHANAVALAEMLERVPNVDVLNRNFFNEFTLRVKGDAAALVERMAAKGVLAGVPVSRLLPKAGLDDLLLVASSETNTPEDRAAFVAALEGSL; translated from the coding sequence ATGCGCTATCTCCCGCTGTCAGACGCCGACCGGAAGGCCATGCTGGCGACGATCGGCGTAGATAGAATAGAAGACCTTTACGCGGACGCGCCGGCCTCGGCGCTGTTGAAAGAACCGCTCGATCTGCCGCGCCATAAATCGGAGTTGGAAGTCGAGCGCATCTTCTCGCAGCTTTCCGCACGCAACACGCCTGCGGGGCGCGTTCCTTTCTTTATTGGCGCCGGCGCCTATCGGCATCATGTGCCGGCGAGCGTCGATCATCTGATCCAGCGCTCGGAGTTTCTGACAAGCTACACGCCCTATCAGCCGGAGATTTCGCAGGGCACGCTGCAAACGCTCTTCGAGTTCCAGACCCAGGTCGCGCTCCTCACGGGCATGGATGTCGCCAACGCCTCCATGTATGACGGTTCGACGGCGACGGCGGAAGCCGTGCTGATGGCGCACCGGCTGACGAAGCGCCGCAAGGCGCTGCTCTCGGGCGGGCTGCATCCGCATTACGCCGAGGTCGTGCAAACGATCTCGCGCCTTGCCGAAGACGAAACGCTCGCCATGGCGCCCGACGTCTCGGGCGCAGAAGACATCATCGCGAAAATCGACGATACGATCTCCTGCGTCGTCGTGCAGACGCCTGACTTCTTCGGCAATTTACGCGATCTCACAAAGATCGCGGATGCTTGCCATCGCCACGGCGCTCTGCTCGTTGCGGTCTTCACCGAAGCCGTTTCGCTCGGCCTTTTAACGGCGCCGGGCGCCATGGGCGCCGATATCGTCGTCGGCGAAGGCCAATCGATCGGCAATGCGCTGAATTTCGGCGGCCCCTATGTCGGGCTCTTCGCCACACGGCACGATTATGTGCGGCAGATGCCGGGGCGTCTGGCGGGCGAAAGCGTCGACGCCGACGGGCGGCGCTCTTTCGTGCTCACGCTCTCGACGCGCGAGCAGCATATCCGCCGCGACAAGGCGACGTCGAACATCTGCACCAATTCGGGCCTCTGCGCGCTCGCCTTCACCATTCATCTGACGCTGCTCGGCGAAGCAGGGCTCACGCGTCTCGCGAAGCTCAACCACGCCAACGCCGTCGCGCTTGCGGAAATGCTGGAGCGCGTTCCAAACGTCGACGTGCTCAACAGGAACTTCTTCAACGAATTCACGCTGCGCGTGAAGGGTGACGCCGCCGCGCTCGTTGAGCGAATGGCGGCAAAGGGCGTGCTCGCAGGCGTCCCCGTCTCGCGGCTTCTGCCCAAGGCCGGCCTCGACGATCTGCTGCTCGTCGCCAGCTCCGAAACCAATACGCCGGAAGATCGCGCGGCCTTTGTCGCCGCTTTGGAAGGGTCTCTTTGA